Proteins encoded in a region of the Stieleria neptunia genome:
- a CDS encoding PVC-type heme-binding CxxCH protein, with amino-acid sequence MNPRCSFAPTNFVPSVASLLVVGWLSCCQADDFPTVFNNEASSDASPMPAAEAAATMTLPDGFRATVYASEPEVRNPIAMAWDDHGRMWVAENYTYSDRTQHFDLSLRDRVIILDDRDGDGHAESRKVFTDNVQMLTSVELGRGGVWLMCPPQLLFIPDADGDDVPDGSPEVVLDGFTVSKSNYHNFANGLRWGPDGWLYGRCGHSCPGNLGVPGTPDDRRIPIDGGMWRYHPQRKTVEVLNHGTVNPWGSDWDANGELFFINTVIGHLWHSIPGAHFIESFGESPNPLVFERMDMIADHYHYDRSGSWTKSRDGAADDLGGGHAHIGMMIYQSDRWPQQYRDKLFTLNMHGLRANVETLKRHGAGYTASHEPDFLISKDPFFRGIEISVGPDGDVYVLDWSDTGECHDHTGVHRTSGRVYKISYDAGNKPTRRFTKPACLAGDGELPQLWRDYQAGRTTPEQLRSLLHDPDEHVRVWAIRLLTDHWPLDTFLGPQRDATYPDDPETLAALKRSAQQDPSGLVHLTLASTLQRLPVRERAMIASELVAQPRFAEDRDLPMMVWFGLMPLVDQDPAALARVAVNCRWPDTLRWITRGLATRVETTPAPLDELLTASLKMPAALQASVLDGMAEAYRGWLKVPMPETWPSIVQSRAAKANPNTVRELNLLFGDGRAIDELRELAMSSKVSLQTRQSALESLIGARPDDLREICESLLDQRELNATAAQGLSRFDDPAVGEKLAKMYRRFHVNDRPGLVEILVSRPSFAAALLDRIDADRDPIPRSDITAFHARQILGLGDDGLREKLTESWGALRESPAERREKIAAVKTMLSGDVLAGANLSAGRALFKKTCSQCHMLFGDGEKIGPDLTGAQRSSLDYLLENILDPSAVVGKDHRMTIVLTDDGRVLNGLVVSQNDKTMVIQTQSRQETIPIDSIENVKETTLSPMPDGLLTTLSEEQIRDLIGYLMHPTQVELD; translated from the coding sequence GTGAATCCCCGGTGCTCCTTCGCCCCCACGAACTTTGTCCCCTCCGTCGCTTCGCTGCTTGTCGTCGGCTGGCTCAGCTGCTGCCAGGCCGATGATTTCCCGACCGTGTTCAACAACGAGGCAAGCTCCGACGCCAGCCCGATGCCCGCGGCCGAAGCCGCCGCAACGATGACGCTGCCCGACGGGTTCCGGGCGACCGTTTACGCCAGCGAACCGGAGGTGCGAAATCCGATCGCGATGGCCTGGGACGATCACGGCCGCATGTGGGTCGCGGAAAACTACACCTACTCTGATCGCACCCAGCACTTTGATCTGTCGTTGCGAGATCGGGTGATCATTTTGGATGACCGCGACGGCGACGGGCACGCGGAATCGCGCAAGGTGTTCACCGACAACGTGCAGATGTTGACCAGTGTCGAACTCGGTCGTGGCGGCGTCTGGCTGATGTGTCCGCCGCAGTTACTGTTTATCCCCGACGCTGATGGCGACGATGTCCCCGACGGATCGCCCGAAGTGGTCTTGGACGGCTTCACGGTCTCAAAAAGCAACTACCACAACTTCGCCAACGGACTCCGCTGGGGCCCCGACGGTTGGCTGTACGGACGCTGTGGCCATTCCTGTCCCGGAAACCTGGGGGTTCCCGGCACGCCGGATGATCGCCGGATTCCGATCGATGGCGGCATGTGGCGTTATCACCCGCAGCGAAAGACCGTCGAGGTGCTGAACCACGGCACGGTCAACCCCTGGGGTTCGGACTGGGACGCCAACGGCGAACTGTTTTTTATCAACACCGTGATCGGCCACCTCTGGCATAGCATCCCCGGCGCCCACTTCATCGAGTCGTTCGGCGAGAGCCCGAACCCGTTGGTGTTCGAGCGGATGGACATGATCGCCGATCACTACCACTACGATCGCTCGGGTTCGTGGACGAAAAGCCGCGACGGAGCGGCCGATGATCTCGGCGGCGGTCATGCCCACATCGGGATGATGATCTATCAATCCGACCGTTGGCCGCAGCAGTACCGCGACAAGTTGTTCACGTTGAACATGCACGGCTTGCGGGCAAACGTCGAAACACTCAAGCGTCACGGCGCCGGGTACACGGCCAGTCACGAACCCGATTTTTTGATTTCCAAAGATCCGTTCTTCCGCGGCATCGAAATCAGCGTCGGCCCCGACGGCGATGTCTACGTGCTCGACTGGAGTGACACCGGTGAATGCCACGATCACACCGGCGTGCACCGAACCAGCGGACGTGTTTACAAGATCAGCTATGACGCCGGCAACAAACCGACTCGCCGTTTCACCAAACCGGCTTGCTTGGCCGGTGACGGCGAATTGCCCCAGCTTTGGCGTGATTACCAAGCGGGCAGAACGACGCCCGAGCAGTTGCGCAGTCTGCTCCACGATCCCGACGAACACGTCCGTGTCTGGGCGATTCGCCTGCTGACCGACCACTGGCCGCTGGACACGTTTTTGGGACCGCAACGCGATGCCACTTATCCCGACGATCCGGAGACGCTGGCGGCGTTGAAACGATCTGCGCAGCAGGACCCTTCCGGTTTGGTCCACCTGACCTTGGCGTCGACGTTGCAGCGTTTGCCGGTCCGAGAGCGAGCCATGATTGCCAGCGAACTGGTCGCCCAACCGCGATTCGCCGAGGACCGTGATTTGCCGATGATGGTCTGGTTCGGTTTGATGCCGCTGGTCGACCAAGACCCCGCGGCCTTGGCACGGGTCGCGGTGAACTGTCGATGGCCCGACACGCTACGTTGGATCACACGGGGATTGGCGACGCGGGTCGAAACAACGCCCGCGCCACTCGACGAGTTGTTGACCGCCTCGCTGAAGATGCCGGCGGCGTTGCAGGCGAGCGTTCTGGACGGTATGGCGGAAGCCTATCGCGGCTGGCTGAAAGTCCCCATGCCAGAGACCTGGCCAAGCATCGTCCAAAGCCGAGCGGCGAAAGCCAATCCCAACACCGTTCGCGAGTTGAACCTGCTGTTCGGTGACGGCCGAGCAATCGACGAATTGCGGGAGCTTGCGATGTCATCCAAAGTTTCGCTCCAGACACGGCAATCGGCGCTAGAGAGTTTGATCGGTGCGCGGCCGGACGACTTGCGCGAGATCTGTGAATCGTTGCTGGATCAGCGCGAATTGAACGCGACGGCCGCCCAAGGTTTGTCGCGGTTCGACGATCCCGCCGTCGGCGAAAAACTGGCCAAGATGTATCGGCGGTTCCACGTCAATGACCGCCCCGGGTTGGTCGAGATCTTGGTTTCCCGCCCGAGTTTTGCCGCGGCATTGCTCGATCGCATTGATGCCGATCGAGATCCGATTCCGCGCAGCGACATCACCGCCTTTCACGCCCGCCAGATCCTGGGGCTCGGTGACGATGGCTTGCGTGAGAAACTGACCGAGTCCTGGGGCGCCTTGCGCGAGTCGCCGGCGGAACGACGCGAGAAAATCGCTGCCGTGAAGACAATGCTTTCTGGCGATGTTCTGGCGGGCGCGAATCTATCGGCCGGACGTGCGTTGTTCAAGAAGACATGCTCGCAATGCCACATGCTGTTTGGTGACGGAGAGAAGATCGGTCCCGACCTGACCGGCGCCCAACGATCCAGTTTGGATTACCTGTTGGAAAATATTCTCGACCCCAGCGCGGTGGTCGGCAAAGATCACCGGATGACCATCGTGTTGACCGATGACGGACGCGTCTTGAACGGTTTGGTGGTCTCCCAAAACGACAAAACGATGGTGATTCAAACCCAATCCCGCCAGGAAACCATCCCCATCGATTCGATCGAAAACGTCAAGGAAACGACACTCTCACCGATGCCCGATGGGTTGCTGACGACACTGTCCGAAGAGCAAATCCGCGATCTGATCGGTTATTTGATGCATCCGACTCAGGTCGAACTGGATTGA
- a CDS encoding two-component system sensor histidine kinase NtrB, whose amino-acid sequence MFDSHDGRGIRRFAFGLALLSLTAVSVTAWILSNVRREQEIVARLIQHLPESDLQVAKELSGDLNLQSSLSFLLVLNIVATAIAFALVVRGYLSSERTLRDVRVLSADILASMDVGIITTDKNAVITSTNPSSRELIGLDGDGVGTRLSEIDPQHALLDEICEEITTYHQPIRDRDYCVLRNGHPSTLRAGCTMLHNRHDEQIGMVIHVRDVTEKTLMEERLRRMERYMGLGSLAAGLQHEIKNPLSALSLHIQLLCERLDQESEDAEVAELLDILNTEVRRINDVLDGFRNYASVAELGRAPVDVTFLIEKLIRLLRPQAEHQNVKLVADLPSEMVGMIQADSTRLEQVFLNLAINALAAMPEGGTLRFEIAGENGNVKIAVSDTGAGIPAEIQGQVFDPYFTTRNEGTGMGLALCDKIIRQHDGSIDLQTSDEGTVFTVVLPVGTVESGGAMTERFGAE is encoded by the coding sequence ATGTTTGACTCTCATGACGGGCGGGGGATTCGCCGATTCGCATTCGGGCTGGCGCTGCTCAGTCTGACCGCCGTCTCCGTCACCGCATGGATCCTGTCCAACGTCCGTCGTGAACAGGAGATCGTGGCGCGTTTGATTCAACACTTGCCCGAAAGCGACCTGCAAGTTGCCAAGGAACTCTCCGGCGATTTGAATCTTCAAAGCAGCTTGTCCTTCCTGCTGGTTCTGAACATCGTCGCCACCGCGATCGCCTTTGCGCTGGTCGTTCGCGGTTACTTGAGCAGCGAACGAACACTCCGCGACGTGCGAGTGCTGTCGGCGGATATCCTTGCCAGCATGGATGTCGGCATCATCACCACCGACAAGAACGCGGTCATCACCAGCACCAACCCCAGCAGTCGAGAGCTGATCGGATTGGACGGTGATGGCGTCGGCACCCGGTTGTCGGAGATCGATCCGCAGCACGCCTTGCTGGACGAGATCTGCGAGGAAATCACGACCTACCATCAACCGATTCGCGATCGAGACTACTGCGTGCTTCGCAACGGTCATCCATCGACGCTGCGCGCCGGGTGCACGATGCTCCACAATCGACACGACGAGCAAATCGGCATGGTGATTCACGTTCGCGACGTCACCGAAAAAACGCTGATGGAAGAACGGCTCCGCAGGATGGAGCGCTACATGGGCCTCGGATCGCTCGCGGCCGGTTTGCAACACGAAATCAAGAACCCGCTGAGCGCCCTGTCGCTGCACATTCAACTGTTGTGCGAACGTTTGGACCAGGAGAGCGAAGATGCAGAAGTCGCCGAGTTGTTAGACATTTTGAACACGGAAGTCAGACGCATCAATGACGTGCTCGATGGATTCCGCAACTATGCCTCCGTCGCCGAGCTCGGCCGCGCGCCCGTCGACGTGACATTCCTGATCGAAAAACTGATCCGGTTGCTTCGTCCCCAAGCCGAACACCAGAACGTCAAACTGGTGGCTGACCTGCCGTCGGAGATGGTCGGGATGATCCAAGCCGATTCGACGCGTTTGGAGCAGGTCTTTTTAAATCTCGCGATCAACGCTCTGGCGGCGATGCCCGAGGGCGGGACGTTGCGGTTTGAAATCGCCGGAGAGAACGGCAATGTCAAGATTGCCGTCAGCGACACCGGAGCCGGCATCCCCGCGGAGATTCAGGGCCAGGTCTTTGACCCCTATTTCACGACCCGCAACGAAGGCACCGGGATGGGACTCGCCTTGTGCGACAAAATCATTCGCCAACACGACGGCAGTATCGATTTGCAAACCAGCGACGAAGGCACCGTGTTCACCGTGGTGCTGCCGGTCGGGACGGTGGAAAGTGGGGGAGCAATGACAGAACGATTCGGGGCAGAATGA
- a CDS encoding IS110 family RNA-guided transposase — MDNAPVPQSLDTINLNAAGIDIGSTQHYVAVPSDRDSSHVRCFGTFTSDLASLADWLEECGIKTIAMESTGVYWIPVFELLEARGFEVKLVEPGKLKSVPGRKTDVLDCQWIQQLHTYGLLAGSFRPDSAICVLRSYMRQRAMLVANASEHIQRMQKAMMEMNVQLHHVISDITGTTGLAILDAIVAGSRDPHLLAKLRDPRCKNDESTIAKALEGNWREEHVFALKQALELYRFYGSKLSEVDSKLEEHLGTFSDRSDGEILPKLKAPKAGSNSPRFDMRNQLYRVLGVDMTTIDGISGQSAITLISEIGTDMSRWATEKHFTSWLCLCPGSKKTGGKLLSGKTRTSANRAAAALRTAAASLARSNCALGAFFRRIRSRLGSPKAITATAHKLAKIVYGMLKYGREYVDVGNDYYEQQYKKRAMENLAKRAAALNLRVVPNELAG, encoded by the coding sequence ATTGACAACGCACCCGTTCCACAATCACTTGACACAATCAACTTGAACGCTGCCGGCATCGATATTGGTTCGACCCAGCACTATGTTGCCGTGCCCTCCGATCGCGACTCATCACACGTTCGCTGCTTCGGCACCTTTACATCCGATCTGGCGTCGCTCGCAGATTGGTTGGAAGAGTGCGGAATCAAAACGATTGCAATGGAGTCAACAGGGGTCTATTGGATTCCAGTTTTCGAGCTTCTCGAAGCCAGGGGGTTTGAAGTGAAGCTTGTTGAGCCTGGCAAGCTGAAGAGCGTTCCTGGCCGAAAAACGGATGTCTTGGATTGCCAGTGGATCCAGCAGCTTCACACATACGGTTTGCTGGCCGGATCGTTTCGACCGGATTCGGCAATTTGTGTTCTGCGTTCTTACATGCGGCAACGAGCCATGCTCGTCGCCAACGCGAGCGAGCATATCCAACGGATGCAGAAGGCGATGATGGAAATGAATGTCCAGCTCCATCACGTCATTTCGGACATCACCGGCACCACTGGCCTTGCCATTTTGGATGCCATTGTTGCGGGCAGTCGAGACCCTCACCTACTCGCAAAACTTCGCGATCCAAGGTGCAAAAATGACGAGTCGACGATCGCGAAAGCTCTGGAAGGCAATTGGCGTGAAGAACATGTATTTGCGTTAAAACAGGCTCTGGAACTGTACCGTTTTTACGGTTCCAAACTGTCGGAAGTCGATTCCAAGCTTGAAGAACATTTGGGTACATTTTCCGACCGAAGTGACGGTGAGATTCTGCCGAAGCTGAAGGCTCCTAAAGCTGGAAGCAATAGCCCCCGGTTCGATATGCGCAATCAGCTCTACCGGGTGCTGGGCGTCGACATGACGACCATTGATGGGATTAGCGGTCAATCCGCAATCACACTGATTTCTGAAATCGGTACCGACATGAGTAGGTGGGCAACAGAGAAGCATTTCACTTCTTGGCTTTGCCTATGTCCGGGCAGTAAGAAGACAGGTGGGAAATTGCTCAGTGGTAAAACACGTACAAGTGCGAACCGAGCCGCCGCCGCACTTCGAACAGCCGCCGCGTCCCTGGCACGATCAAACTGCGCCTTAGGAGCGTTCTTTCGCAGGATCCGTTCCCGTCTTGGTTCACCCAAAGCGATCACGGCGACGGCCCACAAGCTCGCGAAAATAGTTTATGGGATGCTGAAGTACGGGAGGGAATATGTCGATGTCGGCAACGACTATTACGAACAGCAATACAAGAAGCGAGCAATGGAAAACCTGGCGAAACGGGCAGCTGCACTCAACCTGCGAGTGGTCCCCAATGAACTAGCTGGGTAG
- a CDS encoding DUF2309 domain-containing protein, with the protein MQDATSAVIPATEAFVRLGADQHAHLQAAIEHATHFLPSQGPISVFVHHNTLHSFEGMPFEQAVIEGGRRYGCQPYWPEQRYRSELARGRISAEDLRQVLMDDLDEEADELVASFGTRYTLRLAMLQMTLHSAPDAELKWLLAESDLLSRFRAEVSPQRAEQMVGKTRSWVMRHLDLGDAGTRLPDVVVAAVDRWRGQPIEWWSDAQWQAFTLELLWQISRDGVRSAGLPEIERRDPIRLRDLLLEVSGEDIDVCVNEVLIRFCGAFLDQGFSDWALPDRELGFAQAFARLYQGSLAVTPTWMNGIVGELNAIQAEPFDPLVSIRQSLDALGIAEEESEEKIASTLLALRGWAGMIWQMETNAPFLQHPVPHGTLNEYLAIRLMLERYAIAEFGERLYGTRDYREIRRIAERRLGAKRGPSTDERTYTIFQLAQSGGWTPEQLVYMTPGQWACLIREIETFDSVQRRRVLHAAYERHYRNQTLDAIAIHSARRRQKRRDTRSGKPAYAAIFCIDDREESFRRHLEEVDPESVTASAAGFFAVAMYYQGVDHAHYRALCPAILTPQHFVREEPLFSAMHVSAKRAQRRRRIGWFTHQVHAHSRTMIGGWVTGIFGALATFPMVARILAPRLTSKIRETMGSFVKPPATELHLERTAAEPGPEPESLGYSLDEMAGIVIRILQDIGMVENFPPIIVFFGHGSGSLNNPHESAYNCGACSGGRGGPNARAFAMMANDPRVRRLIAQRGVELPDDVRFVGAFHNTCNDDVEYYDLDLLPRTHRSLFRRIEKSVNETRARNAHERARRFESAPLDLTADEALEHVEERAEDLSQARPEYNHATNAVVTVGRRDWTRGLFMDRRVFLTEYDPAVDDEDVSVLTRILQAAIPVCAGINLEYYFSTVDVEGYGCGSKLPHNVASMIGVMTGAASDLRPGLSQQMVEIHEPMRILFVIETSPEKMDKIIDENPGIECLIKGNWVQIALIDPETSTIMRYVNGTYQRYTPESSDLPVVASSADWYRGQRDHLGYASIEEHS; encoded by the coding sequence ATGCAAGACGCGACCTCCGCCGTCATCCCTGCGACCGAAGCCTTCGTTCGGCTCGGCGCCGATCAACACGCCCACTTGCAAGCGGCGATCGAGCACGCGACACACTTCTTGCCTTCCCAGGGCCCCATTTCGGTCTTCGTTCACCACAACACCTTGCATTCGTTTGAGGGCATGCCCTTTGAACAGGCGGTGATCGAAGGCGGACGGCGTTACGGTTGCCAGCCCTATTGGCCGGAACAACGCTATCGAAGCGAACTGGCTCGGGGGCGGATCTCAGCCGAGGATCTGCGCCAAGTCTTGATGGATGACCTGGATGAGGAAGCCGATGAATTGGTCGCCAGTTTCGGGACGCGCTACACCCTTCGATTGGCCATGCTGCAGATGACGCTGCATTCGGCTCCCGATGCGGAGCTGAAATGGTTGCTGGCCGAATCGGATCTGCTGAGCCGGTTTCGCGCCGAGGTTTCGCCACAGCGCGCCGAACAGATGGTGGGAAAGACCCGCAGTTGGGTGATGCGTCATCTGGACCTGGGCGATGCGGGGACGCGATTGCCCGATGTCGTGGTGGCGGCGGTCGACCGTTGGCGCGGCCAGCCCATTGAATGGTGGTCCGACGCCCAGTGGCAAGCCTTCACGTTGGAACTACTGTGGCAAATTTCGCGTGACGGTGTCCGATCGGCCGGACTGCCCGAAATCGAACGGCGTGATCCGATTCGGCTTCGAGACTTGTTGCTGGAGGTTTCCGGGGAAGACATCGACGTCTGCGTCAATGAAGTGCTGATCCGTTTTTGCGGTGCCTTTCTCGACCAGGGCTTTTCCGATTGGGCATTGCCGGATCGAGAACTCGGATTCGCGCAGGCCTTTGCACGGTTGTATCAGGGATCGCTGGCGGTCACGCCGACGTGGATGAACGGGATCGTCGGTGAATTGAACGCGATCCAGGCCGAACCGTTCGATCCGCTCGTCTCGATCCGGCAGTCGCTCGATGCGTTGGGCATCGCCGAGGAAGAGAGCGAGGAGAAAATCGCATCGACGCTGCTGGCCCTGCGAGGCTGGGCGGGCATGATCTGGCAGATGGAGACAAACGCTCCGTTCCTCCAACACCCGGTTCCCCACGGAACGTTGAACGAATACCTGGCGATTCGCTTGATGCTCGAACGCTACGCGATCGCTGAATTCGGCGAACGGCTGTACGGGACACGCGATTATCGAGAGATTCGCCGGATCGCCGAACGCCGATTGGGTGCCAAACGGGGACCCTCGACCGACGAGCGGACGTACACGATCTTTCAATTGGCCCAGTCGGGCGGTTGGACACCCGAACAACTGGTCTACATGACGCCCGGGCAATGGGCCTGTCTGATTCGTGAAATCGAAACGTTCGATTCGGTCCAACGGCGCCGCGTCTTGCACGCCGCGTATGAACGACACTATCGCAATCAGACGCTCGATGCGATCGCCATCCATTCGGCTCGTCGCCGCCAGAAACGCCGGGACACCCGATCCGGCAAACCCGCCTACGCGGCGATTTTTTGCATCGATGATCGGGAAGAATCGTTCCGCCGACACCTGGAAGAAGTCGATCCGGAAAGCGTGACCGCCTCGGCCGCCGGATTCTTCGCCGTCGCCATGTATTACCAGGGCGTCGACCATGCCCACTACCGAGCGCTCTGCCCGGCGATTCTCACGCCGCAGCACTTCGTCCGCGAAGAACCACTTTTCTCGGCGATGCACGTCAGCGCAAAACGGGCCCAGCGCCGCCGCCGCATCGGTTGGTTCACGCATCAAGTTCATGCCCATTCGCGGACCATGATCGGTGGTTGGGTGACTGGGATTTTTGGGGCGTTGGCGACCTTTCCGATGGTGGCACGCATCTTGGCGCCGCGGCTGACGTCAAAGATTCGCGAAACGATGGGGTCCTTCGTCAAACCGCCCGCGACCGAGTTGCACTTGGAACGGACGGCAGCCGAGCCCGGACCGGAACCCGAATCGCTCGGCTACAGCTTGGACGAGATGGCGGGGATTGTGATCCGCATCCTGCAAGACATCGGCATGGTCGAAAACTTTCCTCCGATCATCGTCTTCTTCGGCCACGGCAGCGGCAGTCTGAATAATCCCCATGAATCCGCCTACAACTGCGGCGCGTGCAGCGGAGGACGCGGTGGCCCGAACGCCCGCGCGTTTGCCATGATGGCCAACGACCCCCGCGTCCGGCGATTGATTGCCCAACGCGGCGTGGAATTGCCCGATGACGTGCGGTTTGTGGGGGCGTTTCACAACACCTGCAACGATGACGTGGAGTATTACGATCTGGATCTCTTGCCGCGGACGCATCGTTCGTTGTTTCGCCGCATCGAAAAGAGCGTCAACGAAACACGCGCCCGAAACGCGCACGAACGAGCCCGGCGATTCGAATCCGCTCCGCTGGATCTGACCGCCGACGAAGCGCTCGAGCACGTCGAGGAACGGGCCGAGGATTTGTCGCAGGCTCGACCGGAATACAACCACGCGACCAACGCCGTCGTCACCGTCGGACGTCGCGACTGGACCCGTGGTCTGTTCATGGATCGTCGCGTGTTCTTGACCGAATACGATCCGGCGGTGGACGACGAAGACGTCAGCGTGCTGACCCGCATTCTGCAAGCGGCCATCCCGGTTTGTGCGGGGATCAATTTGGAATACTACTTTTCCACCGTCGATGTCGAAGGCTATGGGTGCGGATCCAAGCTGCCCCACAACGTCGCGTCGATGATCGGCGTGATGACCGGAGCCGCCAGCGATCTGCGACCGGGATTGTCGCAGCAGATGGTTGAAATCCACGAGCCGATGCGGATCCTGTTCGTCATCGAAACCTCGCCGGAAAAGATGGACAAGATCATTGACGAGAACCCGGGGATCGAGTGCTTGATCAAGGGGAACTGGGTGCAGATTGCGCTGATCGACCCCGAGACCTCGACGATCATGCGGTACGTCAACGGAACCTATCAACGCTATACCCCGGAGTCGAGCGATTTGCCCGTCGTCGCGTCGTCGGCCGATTGGTACCGCGGCCAACGCGATCACCTGGGCTATGCGTCGATCGAGGAGCACTCGTGA
- a CDS encoding proton-conducting transporter transmembrane domain-containing protein — MTPLHLLFHILGTAVVVSPIVLLAILGLSTLVNRPLSETSIARLTQAAVLFSLLPAVAILVIMLATDIRYVPIELGNWVTIPEEQFQFHLKFAFDRLSIPFLMLSCVLCGVVGAFTRRYLHREEGYGRFFLYYAMFFCGMVLSSLASTIETLFVGWEMVGLSSALLVAYFHERTNPVRNGQRVWSIYRLSDAAFLIAAITMHHMTGEGDFGGLMSSGVWPEGTAAITSSQALMVGALLLIAAAGKSALFPFSGWLPRAMEGPTPSSAIFYGALSVHLGAFLLLRLSPILDASLTLQVMVISLGVVSAVCGAVMSRVQNDVKVSLAYASLTQVGIIVVEIGMGLKYLALIHIIGHASLRTMQLLRAPTLLRDYSDLENKMGMRLPRDSWVGVGFLPPRMQRWCYRFGFERGFMDIALDKWIVQPFVRVFHWCDSVERQVTDALSHEASRESDHAELHPEDIKSAA, encoded by the coding sequence ATGACTCCCCTGCACTTACTCTTTCACATCCTCGGGACGGCGGTGGTTGTCAGCCCGATCGTGTTGTTGGCGATTCTCGGGCTTTCGACACTCGTCAATCGTCCCTTGAGCGAAACGTCGATCGCGCGTCTGACCCAAGCGGCCGTGCTGTTTTCGTTGCTGCCCGCCGTCGCGATTCTGGTGATCATGCTCGCAACGGACATCCGTTACGTGCCGATCGAACTGGGCAACTGGGTCACGATTCCCGAGGAGCAGTTTCAGTTCCATTTGAAGTTCGCTTTCGATCGTCTCAGCATCCCTTTCTTGATGCTTTCCTGCGTCCTGTGCGGCGTGGTGGGGGCCTTCACACGTCGTTACTTGCATCGCGAGGAAGGTTATGGGCGTTTCTTCCTGTACTACGCGATGTTTTTTTGCGGCATGGTCCTGTCTTCGCTGGCCAGTACGATCGAAACGTTGTTCGTCGGCTGGGAAATGGTCGGTCTGTCATCCGCGCTGCTGGTGGCTTATTTTCACGAACGGACCAATCCGGTCCGCAATGGTCAGCGGGTGTGGTCGATTTATCGCCTCAGCGACGCCGCGTTTTTGATCGCCGCGATCACGATGCATCACATGACCGGCGAAGGCGATTTCGGGGGGCTGATGAGTAGCGGGGTTTGGCCCGAAGGAACGGCCGCGATCACATCCAGCCAGGCCTTGATGGTCGGGGCGTTGCTGTTGATCGCGGCGGCCGGCAAGTCAGCCTTGTTTCCGTTCAGCGGTTGGTTGCCCCGAGCGATGGAAGGCCCGACACCGTCGAGCGCCATTTTTTACGGCGCGCTGTCGGTTCATTTGGGCGCGTTCTTGCTGCTAAGGCTCAGTCCGATTCTCGACGCCTCGTTGACTCTGCAAGTGATGGTCATCAGCCTCGGTGTCGTCTCGGCGGTTTGCGGCGCGGTCATGTCACGCGTGCAAAATGACGTCAAGGTCTCGCTCGCCTACGCCTCGCTCACCCAGGTCGGAATCATCGTCGTGGAAATCGGAATGGGGCTGAAATACCTGGCGCTGATCCACATCATCGGGCACGCGAGCCTGCGGACGATGCAATTGTTGCGTGCACCGACGTTGCTCAGGGATTACAGCGATTTGGAAAACAAGATGGGCATGCGATTGCCGCGTGATTCATGGGTGGGGGTTGGTTTTTTGCCACCGCGGATGCAGCGTTGGTGCTATCGGTTCGGATTCGAGCGGGGGTTCATGGACATCGCTTTGGACAAGTGGATCGTCCAACCATTCGTGCGGGTGTTCCATTGGTGCGATTCGGTGGAGCGACAGGTCACCGACGCATTGTCCCATGAAGCGTCACGTGAATCGGACCATGCCGAATTGCACCCCGAAGATATAAAGTCCGCGGCCTAA